From a single Brassica napus cultivar Da-Ae chromosome C9, Da-Ae, whole genome shotgun sequence genomic region:
- the BNAC09G31360D gene encoding uncharacterized protein BNAC09G31360D translates to MAQKLEMIRGGGGSIKIGATGTVATLMTRELDSMKQPSPQTPTTRPIRTTIPVSVDCGTSSSTPRRPKARKSSDEASSSNVRTPKGHNAKGTHQLPNVASDNARTPKGHNAKSTHQLPMLGSDNVSLQGTPRREKRMNIVDIVDVKCGNPDRAWANPITSRLKKLGFSKLNESIG, encoded by the coding sequence ATGGCTCAGAAGCTTGAAATGATCAGAGGCGGAGGAGGATCCATCAAAATAGGAGCAACAGGAACGGTCGCAACTCTAATGACTCGTGAGCTAGACTCCATGAAACAACCTTCGCCTCAGACTCCCACAACAAGACCCATTAGAACAACCATCCCTGTCTCTGTTGACTGTGGCACCTCTTCTTCCACTCCAAGAAGACCAAAAGCAAGAAAATCATCAGATGAAGCTAGCAGCAGCAATGTTAGGACACCAAAGGGTCACAATGCTAAAGGCACTCATCAGCTTCCAAATGTTGCCTCCGATAACGCTAGAACACCAAAGGGTCACAATGCAAAAAGCACTCATCAGCTTCCAATGCTTGGCTCTGATAATGTATCCTTGCAAGGAACTCCTAGAAGAGAGAAGCGAATGAATATTGTGGATATTGTGGATGTGAAATGCGGGAATCCAGATCGGGCTTGGGCTAATCCAATAACCAGTAGACTCAAGAAGCTTGGCTTCTCTAAACTCAATGAGAGCATTGGTTAA